The Deltaproteobacteria bacterium DNA segment GCAGGGAGCGAAAAAAGACATATTGCTATGAAAGCGGCTACGGGAAAAGACCTGAAAAACACAGCCATGACAACCTCCGTAAAAGGTTTTAACGGCATACAGCCAAACGCTCTTTATTATAATACAAAACAACAAAACCCCAAACCACATTATTCAGAAAGCCGCAAAACAAAACAGCCGCGCCCAAAGGGCGCGGCTGCGATAATGCCGATACTATCGTCAACAAATCACTCTATCGCGCTTCCAAACCTGGAGAACCTGACATCCCCGCCAACCGGGTCCTTTGACCAGTATATCCTCCACGCCTTGCCCTTTATCTCGCTTATGCGAACAGGGCCCCAGACCCTGCTATCGGAGCTGTTATTTCTATTATCGCCCATGACAAAGACCGAGCCTTCCGGGACATTGAACTTGGCGAAGTTGCCGTCATCGGCAAGAGGCACGGGCTTGAACACTACATACGGCTCATTCACAGGCTTGTCGTTTACGTACACGACATTGGCCTTTAACTCAACTGTATCGCCGCCAAGGGCTATGACCCTTTTTATAAAGTCCTTTGTCCTGTCGGTCGGAGGACGAAACACTATGATATCGCCCCGCTCGATATTACCCCAGTAGGGAAGCATCTCGGAGTCCATCACCGGAAGCGCAAACACCGGAACGCCGCCGACC contains these protein-coding regions:
- the lepB gene encoding signal peptidase I: MLKGILKGILGVFKRGEKKKKGVVREIIEAVAIAIVLALFIRCFVVQAFKIPSSSMEDTLLIGDHLLVKKYAYGLQRPKATILGWTVFKVGGVPVFALPVMDSEMLPYWGNIERGDIIVFRPPTDRTKDFIKRVIALGGDTVELKANVVYVNDKPVNEPYVVFKPVPLADDGNFAKFNVPEGSVFVMGDNRNNSSDSRVWGPVRISEIKGKAWRIYWSKDPVGGDVRFSRFGSAIE